From Acidimicrobiales bacterium, the proteins below share one genomic window:
- a CDS encoding WXG100 family type VII secretion target encodes MAEGVVTSTPEAIQSIDSMKRTISGGLVEAINTLISHGDSLNTANFDGAAAHRFYEEWPATKQALNTAIERLGMMSDDIMTVNTNIQSAGGNA; translated from the coding sequence ATGGCGGAAGGCGTTGTCACTTCGACACCCGAGGCGATCCAGTCGATCGACTCCATGAAGCGGACCATCAGCGGGGGCCTGGTCGAGGCCATCAACACGCTGATCTCCCACGGCGACTCACTCAACACCGCCAACTTCGACGGCGCCGCCGCCCACCGCTTCTACGAGGAGTGGCCCGCCACCAAGCAGGCCCTCAACACCGCCATCGAACGGCTCGGCATGATGAGCGACGACATCATGACCGTCAACACCAACATCCAGTCCGCCGGCGGCAACGCCTAA
- a CDS encoding PHB depolymerase family esterase: protein MTTSRGWLVVAAVSGLVAAACSRDSEETTPEPTTTTTTTTTTTTTAVDLDAAAEPVGTVTHGTLTFEGRERTYRLYVPADLPDGPVPLFVGLHGGTGWGDQFATTNHVEGLAESNGFVVVHPDGVKVANGRGGVWNGGTCCAVAAREDVDDVGFLAALIDTVEAEQPIDPHRVFAFGHSNGGIMSYRLACELADRVVGIGVVAGTLALEPCEPSQPVSVIHVHGTADQNLPIDGGVGPESVAGVAFPPPLDGFDHLADADGCPAPEETTDGDVTTARREPCDDGSAATFVTIAGAPHAWPGGTSRLTPRSSAGDAGYDATAELVRFLLAHPRP from the coding sequence AGACGACGCCGGAGCCCACGACCACGACCACCACCACGACGACGACCACCACGACCGCCGTGGATCTCGACGCGGCGGCGGAGCCGGTGGGGACCGTCACCCACGGGACGTTGACGTTCGAGGGGCGGGAGCGGACCTACCGGCTCTACGTCCCCGCCGACCTGCCCGACGGGCCGGTGCCGTTGTTCGTCGGCCTCCACGGCGGCACCGGGTGGGGCGACCAGTTCGCCACCACGAACCACGTCGAGGGGCTGGCGGAGAGCAACGGGTTCGTCGTGGTCCACCCGGACGGCGTGAAGGTCGCCAACGGACGGGGCGGCGTGTGGAACGGCGGGACGTGCTGCGCCGTCGCCGCCCGGGAGGACGTCGACGACGTGGGCTTCCTCGCCGCGCTGATCGACACGGTCGAGGCGGAGCAGCCGATCGACCCCCACCGGGTCTTCGCCTTCGGGCACTCCAACGGCGGGATCATGAGCTACCGCCTCGCCTGCGAGCTGGCCGACCGGGTGGTCGGCATCGGCGTGGTGGCCGGCACGCTCGCCCTCGAGCCGTGCGAGCCGTCGCAGCCCGTCTCGGTGATCCACGTGCACGGCACCGCCGACCAGAACCTGCCCATCGACGGGGGCGTCGGTCCGGAGTCGGTCGCCGGGGTCGCCTTCCCGCCGCCGCTCGACGGCTTCGACCACCTGGCCGACGCCGACGGCTGCCCCGCACCCGAGGAGACGACCGACGGCGACGTCACCACAGCCCGGCGCGAGCCGTGCGACGACGGGTCGGCCGCCACCTTCGTCACCATCGCCGGCGCTCCCCACGCCTGGCCGGGCGGCACGTCCCGCCTGACACCCCGGTCCAGCGCGGGCGACGCCGGCTACGACGCAACGGCGGAGCTGGTCCGCTTCCTCCTCGCCCATCCCCGCCCCTGA